A window of the Ipomoea triloba cultivar NCNSP0323 chromosome 14, ASM357664v1 genome harbors these coding sequences:
- the LOC116005155 gene encoding E3 ubiquitin-protein ligase SIRP1-like: protein MTDKKESPHCFPFLSPFHFNRFSTQSRIPNLKNQPKFIRNTEGESSPSSHPPHSTSQAEEEDPVAKMDGAQASRYWCYHCSRVVNPIMEIEPLKCPICQSGFVEEMESAAAPETTNENAFDFGGADSERALSLWAPILLGMMSNPRRRRSSSSRFRRMEFEEEDDEDNNNNNNNNNNNNERNHEEGDQTELDRELESIIRRRRRSSATILQLLQGIRAGMLSETENSEGGGGGDDRERERERDRDRENRDRERVILINPFNQTIIVQGSYDSNTNSGNHNMGSLGDYFIGPGLDMLLQHLAENDPNRYGTPPAQKEAIEAMPMVKVEDLLQCSVCLEDFEVGCEAKEMPCKHKFHSGCILPWLELHSSCPVCRHQLPFDDSKLESNGSRDNAAMNMDGNRGDGGGDPNGDARNENGRQYSVPLPWPFSSLFSPSTSAPGTQSNADGHSPSSPPTNATPGAHSHTHED from the exons ATGACTGATAAAAAGGAGAGCCCCCACTGCTTTCCATTCCTTTCTCCCTTCCATTTCAACCGCTTCTCAACACAGTCAAGAATCCCAAACCTCAAAAACCAACCAAAATTCATAAGAAATACTGAGGGAGAATCATCTCCCTCCTCCCACCCCCCTCATTCAACCTCTCAAGCTG AGGAAGAAGATCCAGTAGCCAAGATGGATGGAGCCCAGGCATCTAGATATTGGTGTTACCACTGTTCAAGGGTGGTGAACCCAATCATGGAGATTGAGCcattaaaatgccccatctgtcAAAGTGGCTTTGTGGAGGAAATGGAATCTGCAGCCGCCCCGGAAACTACTAACGAGAACGCCTTCGATTTTGGGGGGGCTGATTCGGAACGAGCACTCTCCCTTTGGGCGCCAATCTTACTCGGCATGATGAGCAACCCACGTCGCAGGCGTAGTAGTAGCAGCAGGTTCAGGCGCATGGAGTTtgaagaagaggatgatgaggacaataataataataataataataataataataataatgagcgTAACCATGAGGAGGGTGATCAGACTGAACTAGACCGGGAACTGGAATCTATCATTCgtaggaggaggaggagctcaGCCACGATTCTCCAACTCCTCCAAGGCATTCGAGCTGGAATGTTATCTGAGACGGAAAATTCTGaaggcggtggtggtggtgatgatagggagagggagagggagagggacCGAGACAGGGAAAACAGGGACAGAGAGCGCGTGATTTTGATAAATCCTTTTAATCAAACCATCATAGTTCAGGGTTCTTATGACTCGAATACCAATTCAGGGAACCATAACATGGGCTCCTTGGGTGATTATTTCATAGGACCCGGTTTAGACATGCTACTGCAGCACTTGGCTGAGAACGATCCGAACAGGTATGGCACCCCGCCAGCTCAAAAAGAGGCAATCGAGGCAATGCCAATGGTAAAAGTTGAGGATTTGTTGCAGTGTTCTGTCTGTTTGGAAGACTTTGAAGTTGGGTGTGAAGCAAAAGAGATGCCTTGTAAGCACAAGTTCCACAGCGGGTGTATCCTCCCGTGGCTGGAACTTCACAGCTCCTGTCCCGTGTGTAGGCACCAGCTGCCTTTCGATGATTCAAAGCTCGAGTCCAACGGGTCCAGGGATAATGCAGCGATGAACATGGATGGCAATAGAGGAGATGGAGGAGGAGACCCTAATGGAGATGCAAGAAATGAAAATGGACGACAATATTCAGTTCCGCTTCCCTGGCCATTCAGTAGTTTGTTTTCACCCTCAACCTCAGCCCCGGGGACCCAATCTAATGCTGATGGTCATTCACCATCAAGCCCACCAACAAATGCTACCCCGGGGGCTCATAGTCATACACACGAGGACTAA
- the LOC116003860 gene encoding uncharacterized protein LOC116003860 yields MDDILVMGSDPDLITNLLSKLSTAFKIWDLGEPDFFLGIETIINDDDMVLSQQRYMTDILKRAGMAEFKALFTHIPISKSIPFSTDLYEDLTQYRSMAGALQYLTITRSDLSFAKKQRNVARSSTEAEYKALAYVCVEVIWVLPLLKEISVLGIPVSKLWCDNLGATYMCANPIFHARTKYVEIDYHFVRDRVANGEI; encoded by the exons ATGGATGATATACTTGTCATGGGGAGTGATCCTGATCTTATAACTAATTTATTATCAAAGTTATCTACTGCATTTAAAATTTGGGATCTTGGTGAGCCTGatttctttcttggtattgagacaATTATAAATGATGATGATATGGTGTTATCACAACAAAGATACATGACTGATATTCTGAAAAGGGCTGGCATGGCAGAATTTAAAGCTTTATTTACTCATATTCCTATTTCGAAATCTATCCCATTCAGTACAGATCTATATGAGGATCTTACTCAATATAGAAGTATGGCAGGAGCACTACAGTATCTAACTATCACGCGTTCAGATTTATCTTTTGCA AAGAAACAAAGAAATGTTGCTAGGTCCTCCACTGAGGCTGAATATAAGGCTCTAGCATATGTCTGTGTTGAGGTAATTTGGGTTCTGCCTTTACTAAAAGAGATTAGTGTGCTTGGTATCCCAGTTTCCAAACtctggtgtgataatcttggtgctacatacATGTGTGCAAATCCCATCTTTCATGCAAGAACCAAGTACGTGGAAATTGACTATCATTTTGTCAGAGATAGAGTTGCCAATGGGGAAATTTAA
- the LOC116003732 gene encoding uncharacterized protein LOC116003732 isoform X2 — protein MMHFGALRSGIRNWLRDYVRVQSAAVILIYIQIACALIGSLGALYTGVLFAHLGIALFALVAIESSSQSLGRTYAVLLLSAVFLDVSWFLLFSRQIWNISSENYGTSVIFSVKLNNSVPREADADLQNSFLSPVNPSITRHPFSSGDALGGSVYDPAYYSSLTGDGKDEEYLSGANQNHGMVVGSTASPERTTPVKPVINRSVQGKDDLNAVRNLLQG, from the exons ATGATGCATTTTGGTGCATTGAGGAGCGGGATAAGGAATTGGCTTCGCGACTATGTCAGGGTTCAATCCGCCGCTGTGATTCTCATCTACATTCAAATTGCCTGCGCACTCATCGGATCTCTTGGGGCGCTCTACACCGGGGTTTTGTTCGCCCATCTCGGGATTGCGCTCTTCGCCCTTGTGGCCATCGAGAGCAGCAGCCAGAGCCTCGGCAGAACCTACGCCGTCCTCCTCCTCTCCGCCGTCTTCCTCGACGTCTCCTGGTTCCTCCTCTTCTCCCGCCAAATCTG GAACATTTCATCTGAAAATTATGGAACCTCTGTTATCTTCTCAGTGAAACTTA ACAATTCTGTTCCTCGAGAAGCAGATGCTGATTTGCAAAATAGCTTTCTCAGTCCTGTAAACCCTTCTATAACTAGACATCCTTTCAGCTCTGGTGATGCTTTAGGTGGCTCTGTATATGACCCTGCATATTATTCATCTTTGACTGGAGATGGTAAAGATGAGGAGTATTTGTCTGGG GCCAATCAAAATCATGGAATGGTGGTTGGATCAACTGCTTCTCCTGAAAGAACTACACCAGTGAAGCCAGTCATTAATAGATCTGTTCAGGGTAAAGAT GACCTAAATGCTGTTAGGAATCTACTGCAAGGCTGA
- the LOC116003732 gene encoding uncharacterized protein LOC116003732 isoform X1: protein MMHFGALRSGIRNWLRDYVRVQSAAVILIYIQIACALIGSLGALYTGVLFAHLGIALFALVAIESSSQSLGRTYAVLLLSAVFLDVSWFLLFSRQIWNISSENYGTSVIFSVKLSMYMQIIGFCVRLSSSILWIQIYRLGPSYVDNSVPREADADLQNSFLSPVNPSITRHPFSSGDALGGSVYDPAYYSSLTGDGKDEEYLSGANQNHGMVVGSTASPERTTPVKPVINRSVQGKDDLNAVRNLLQG, encoded by the exons ATGATGCATTTTGGTGCATTGAGGAGCGGGATAAGGAATTGGCTTCGCGACTATGTCAGGGTTCAATCCGCCGCTGTGATTCTCATCTACATTCAAATTGCCTGCGCACTCATCGGATCTCTTGGGGCGCTCTACACCGGGGTTTTGTTCGCCCATCTCGGGATTGCGCTCTTCGCCCTTGTGGCCATCGAGAGCAGCAGCCAGAGCCTCGGCAGAACCTACGCCGTCCTCCTCCTCTCCGCCGTCTTCCTCGACGTCTCCTGGTTCCTCCTCTTCTCCCGCCAAATCTG GAACATTTCATCTGAAAATTATGGAACCTCTGTTATCTTCTCAGTGAAACTTAGTATGTACATGCAAATAATTGGTTTTTGTGTAAGGTTATCATCTTCAATATTGTGGATTCAGATATACAGACTCGGTCCTTCTTATGTAGACAATTCTGTTCCTCGAGAAGCAGATGCTGATTTGCAAAATAGCTTTCTCAGTCCTGTAAACCCTTCTATAACTAGACATCCTTTCAGCTCTGGTGATGCTTTAGGTGGCTCTGTATATGACCCTGCATATTATTCATCTTTGACTGGAGATGGTAAAGATGAGGAGTATTTGTCTGGG GCCAATCAAAATCATGGAATGGTGGTTGGATCAACTGCTTCTCCTGAAAGAACTACACCAGTGAAGCCAGTCATTAATAGATCTGTTCAGGGTAAAGAT GACCTAAATGCTGTTAGGAATCTACTGCAAGGCTGA